One part of the Vicia villosa cultivar HV-30 ecotype Madison, WI unplaced genomic scaffold, Vvil1.0 ctg.002061F_1_1, whole genome shotgun sequence genome encodes these proteins:
- the LOC131637635 gene encoding uncharacterized protein LOC131637635, with product MWPEPEIEDMLPLAYKQGPGRPRKVRIRESGEEGARKRRTGVAYKCTKCDQFGHNALTCKSPTQDPVALKRKRKVKAKVTEVVHDVVPNEEQNNVETEVVQNDDQDAVQNDVEPENVHDAVPNDVESQTQSCVVDTSQPQPKKKKTIKPHHGLKIRRSERVKLSWFKKPITGPGSSEQPITIIDLAETSSNLGVSTRSLKKWKNQKSS from the exons ATGTGGCCAGAACCTGAGATTGAAGACATGCTACCACTAGCTTACAAACAAGGGCCTGGTAGACCTAGAAAGGTGAGGATTCGAGAAAGTGGTGAAGAGGGTGCTAGGAAAAGAAGGACTGGGGTTGCATACAAATGTACAAAATGTGACCAGTTTGGTCATAATGCTTTGACATGTAAGAGCCCCACACAGGACCCTGTTgcactcaaaagaaag AGAAAGGTCAAAGCTAAAGTGACTGAGGTTGTACATGATGTTGTGCCAAATGAGGAGCAAAATAATGTGGAGACTGAGGTTGTTCAGAATGATGATCAGGATGCTGTGCAAAATGATGTAGAGCCTGAGAATGTTCATGATGCTGTGCCAAATGATGTGGAGAGTCAGACCCAGTCATGTGTTGTAGACACTAGTCAACCACAGCCCAAGAAAAAGAAGACAATCAAACCTCACCATGGTTTAAAGATAAGGAGGAGTGAAAGAGTCAAATTAAGTTGGTTCAAGAAACCAATTACTGGTCCAGGTTCATCTGAGCAACCAATCACAATTATAGACCTTGCAGAGACATCATCAAACCTTGGAGTGTCAACTAGGTCTTTGAAGAAATGGAAGAACCAAAAGAGCAGTTGa
- the LOC131637656 gene encoding uncharacterized protein LOC131637656: MHARKSTGGSVPETFSVQGREGSAYVHNAIAGIVTRILNEGHKVDGISVPLAQMSASENSKDDQDGQDDASKDQGDVETSVDNTDEKNPGAKEVETSEAINVETSGTKDAEVLEPEKAEEVPVAASKETPNEGPTVHDVVNLDDLDDSIDIADDELISSISHRVKTRKGKQACDQDFSKPQVTPQKKVTIKKVKKVLAEPSTTGSKATMKKRKERSVSVLEDDVLSDVPNIPSKKKIAEFIVNLSQDCGDGTTDDFHKVYVRRKCIDFSPAVINLYLGRDVDAQPELEVTDNEVCKVITGGMVKKWPIKSKLSASSLNVRYALLHKIGAANWVPTNHTSTIAVGLGRFIYAVGTKTKFDYGTYIFDQTMRHVGTSATKLPIAFPSLICGIILKQHPGILKSKDSVCKRESALSFHYKLLQRSDDKTSAGTSQPSKSVNKALLIAELKETCQELDNRKLKLENLIHSLEQSTDDDLAGEKGGDNMDEDKEAEEEAEGAESGSSDAAEWTSSSSDDNPGGSSDEDSDGSDD, from the exons atgcatgcaagaaaatcaactgggGGATCTGTTCCTGAAACCTTTTCTGTTCAAGGTAGAGAGGGTTCTGCTTATGTTCACAATGCGATCGCAGGTATTGTcacaagaatcttgaatgaagggcacaaGGTTGATGGGATATCTGTTCCTCTAGCCCAGATGTCTGCCTCTGAGAACAGCAAAGATGATCAAGATGGTCAAGATGATGCTAGCAAAGATCAGGGTGATGTTGAGACATCGGTTGATAACACTGATGAGAAGAACCCAGGTGCCAAAGAAGTTGAGACATCTGAAGCTATTAATGTTGAAACATCTGGTACTAAAGATGCTGAAGTTCTTGAGCCTGAGAAAGCTGAAGAGGTTCCGGTTGCTGCTTCTAAAGAAACCCCTAATGAAGGTCCTACTGTGCATGATGTTGTGAATCTGGATGATCTGGATGATTCTATTGACATTGCTGATGATGAACTCATCTCTAGCATCTCTCATAGAGTCAAGACTCGTAAGGGCAAACAGGCTTGTGATCAAGATTTCTCCAAACCTCAGGTTACTCCTCAAAAGAAGGTCACTATAAAGAAGGTCAAGAAGGTCCTTGCTGAACCTTCAACCACAGGGAGCAAGGCTActatgaagaagaggaaggaaagaagtgTTTCTGTCCTAGAAGATGATGTCTTAAGTGATGTCCCTAACATCCCATccaagaagaagattgct gaATTTATTGTGAATTTGTCTCAAGATTGTGGTGATGGAACAACTGATGATTTTCATAAGGTGTATGTTAGAAGAAAGTGTATAGATTTTTCCCCTGCTGTTATCAACCTATATCTAGGTAGAGATGTTGatgctcaacctgagcttgaagtgactGATAATGAGGTTTGCAAGGTAATCACTGGTGGTATGGTTAAGAAGTGGCCCATAAAGAGCAAACTGTCTGCTAGTTCTCTTAATGTCAGGTATGCATTGTTGCACAAAATTGGTGCTGCTAACTGGGTGCCTACCAATCACACTTCCACCATTGCTGTTGGCCTAGGAAGATTCATATATGCTGTGGGAACCAAGACAAAATTTGACTATGGGACCTACATATTTGATCAAACTATGAGGCATGTTGGTACCTCTGCTACCAAGCTTCCCATTGCTTTCCCATCTCTGATATGTGGAATAATCCTCAAGCAACACCCTGGAATTCTGAAAAGTAAAGATTCTGTATGTAAGAGGGAGAGTGCTTTGtcttttcactacaagctgctgCAGAGGTCTGATGACAagacatctgctgggacatcacaACCCAGCAAATCTGTGAACAAAGCTCTTCTTATTGCCGAGCTAAAAGAGACTTGTCAAGAGTTGGACAACAGGAAGCTGAAACTTGAAAATCTCATCCACAGTCTTGAGCAGTCTACAGATGATGATCTTGCTGGTGAAAAGGGTGGTGACAATATGGATGAAGACAAAGAGGCTGAGGAAGAAGCTGAGGGTGCTGAGAGTGGGAGTAGTGATGCTGCTGAATGGACTAGTAGCTCAAGTGATGACAATCCTGGTGGCTCTAGTGATGAAGACAGTGATGGGTCTGATGATTAG
- the LOC131637630 gene encoding uncharacterized protein LOC131637630, with protein sequence MEDPDKIVVTPTHQQRTSNPHSPKLFMLWLILAVSFTYFIYTLKLVSTSTTCNHPPLSINLHSSTTNTTSKLTPTTSHKTELKHVVFGIAASSKLWPQRKNYIKLWYNNNTMRGIVWVDDDTVKTDPNEALPIVRISTDTSNFPYTNKQGHRSAIRISRIVSETVRLGLKDVRWFVMGDDDTVFVTDNLIRVLNKYDYKEYYYIGSLSESHLQNIYFSYGMAYGGGGFAISYGLAKALVKMQDRCIHRYPGLYGSDDRMQACMAELGVPLTKEIGFHQYDVYGNLFGLLAAHPVTPLVSLHHLDVVEPIFPNATRVEALQRLTVPMKLDSAGLIQQSICYDKEKKWTISVSWGFAVQIFRGIFSPREIEMPSRTFLNWYRRADYTAYAFNTRPVTRNPCQKPFVFYLSKAKFNSTIHQTVSEYERHRVPHPECRWKMADPSALDKIIVYKKPDPHLWDRAPRRNCCRVMKSNKKGRMVVDVGICRDGEVSEP encoded by the exons ATGGAAGATCCAGACAAAATAGTAGTAACTCCAACACACCAACAACGAACCTCAAATCCACACTCACCAAAGCTCTTCATGCTATGGCTCATCCTCGCCGTCTCTTTCACCTACTTCATCTACACTCTCAAACTCGTCTCCACTTCAACCACCTGCAACCACCCTCCACTCTCCATCAACCTCCACTCATCCACCACCAACACCACTTCCAAACTCACTCCAACAACTTCTCACAAAACAGAACTCAAACACGTCGTCTTCGGAATCGCAGCATCCTCAAAACTCTGGCCACAAAGAAAAAACTACATAAAACTCTGGTACAACAACAACACAATGAGAGGAATAGTTTGGGTGGACGACGATACAGTAAAAACAGATCCAAACGAAGCTCTTCCAATCGTCAGAATCTCAACCGACACATCCAACTTTCCTTACACAAACAAACAAGGTCACCGTTCCGCGATTCGCATCTCGCGAATCGTTTCCGAAACGGTGCGTTTAGGACTTAAGGATGTGCGGTGGTTTGTAATGGGAGATGATGATACCGTTTTTGTAACGGATAAtttgattagggttttgaataaGTATGATTATAAAGAGTATTATTACATTGGAAGCTTATCGGAGAGTCATTTGcagaatatatatttttcttatggAATGGCTTATGGTGGTGGTGGATTTGCGATTAGTTATGGATTGGCGAAAGCGCTTGTGAAAATGCAGGATCGTTGTATTCATAGGTATCCTGGACTTTATGGTTCTGATGATCGAATGCAAGCTTGTATGGCGGAACTCGGTGTTCCACTCACCAAAGAAATCGGTTTTCATCAG TATGATGTGTATGGGAACTTATTTGGGCTTCTTGCAGCTCATCCAGTGACTCCATTGGTATCACTACACCATCTTGATGTCGTTGAGCCAATTTTCCCTAATGCCACAAGAGTTGAAGCACTTCAACGCCTTACAGTACCAATGAAGCTTGACTCAGCAGGACTAATTCAACAATCCATCTGCTACGACAAAGAAAAGAAATGGACTATTTCAGTTTCATGGGGTTTTGCGGTTCAAATATTTCGCGGGATATTTTCACCTCGCGAAATTGAAATGCCTTCAAGAACATTCCTTAATTGGTACAGAAGAGCCGATTACACTGCATATGCTTTCAACACACGCCCTGTTACACGAAATCCGTGTCAGAAGCCTTTTGTGTTTTACCTTTCGAAGGCGAAATTCAATTCTACAATACATCAGACAGTGAGTGAATACGAAAGGCATCGTGTTCCTCATCCAGAATGTCGATGGAAAATGGCTGATCCTTCTGCTCTTGATAAAATTATTGTATATAAGAAACCAGACCCACATCTATGGGATAGG GCTCCAAGGAGAAACTGTTGCAGAGTAATGAAGTCAAACAAGAAAGGAAGAATGGTGGTGGATGTTGGTATATGCCGAGATGGCGAGGTCAGCGAACCTTAA
- the LOC131637634 gene encoding phosphoglycerate mutase-like protein AT74H, which translates to MSIAIATLPLSASQPKHLKIKSNPISKYSKTNKTYFVLIQCCHNQTESIDSLNNNNGHARFPEKNPLINPLVASTIGAVPPRPRRIILVRHGESEGNVDESVYTRVPDPKIGLTNKGKVQAEECGLRIKNMIEKDGDENWQLYFYVSPYRRTLETLQSLARPFERSRIAGFREEPRIREQDFGNFQNRELMKVEKAQRNLYGRFFYRFPNGESAADVYDRITGFRETLRADINIGRYQPPGEKNFDVNLVIVSHGLTLRVFLMRWYKWTVEQFEGLNNFGNGGELVMEKGYGGRYSLLMHHDEQELREFGLTDEMLIDQEWHKIARPAELNYDCPMVNSFFPHLHEETS; encoded by the exons ATGAGCATTGCCATAGCAACACTACCTCTCTCAGCATCTCAACCAAAACACCTTAAAATCAAATCCAATCCTATTTCTAAGTATTCTAAGACAAACAAAACATACTTCGTACTAATCCAATGTTGTCACAACCAAACAGAATCCATAGATTCACTTAACAACAACAATGGACATGCGAGGTTTCCAGAGAAAAATCCTCTCATAAACCCTTTAGTAGCATCCACTATTGGTGCAGTACCTCCAAGGCCTAGAAGAATAATCCTTGTTAGGCATGGAGAAAGTGAAGGAAACGTGGATGAAAGTGTCTACACAAGAGTACCTGATCCTAAAATAGGCCTCACCAACAAAGGAAAGGTTCAAGCAGAGGAATGTGGTCTAAGAATCAAGAACATGATTGAAAAAGATGGTGATGAAAATTGGCAACTCTACTTTTATGTGTCTCCGTATAGAAGAACACTCGAAACTCTGCAAAGCTTAGCTCGTCCTTTTGAACGCTCCAGAATCGCTGGTTTTCGAGAAGAGCCTCGCATTCGTGAACAAGATTTCG GGAATTTTCAAAATAGAGAGTTGATGAAAGTTGAAAAGGCGCAAAGAAATCTTTATGGTCGATTCTTTTACCGATTTCCAAATGGAGAATCCGCGGCCGATGTATATGATAGAATCACag GATTTAGAGAAACACTGAGAGCCGATATTAATATTGGACGATATCAGCCACCGGGGGAGAAGAATTTTGATGTGAACTTGGTGATCGTGTCGCACGGTTTAACACTTAGAGTTTTTCTCATGAGGTGGTATAAGTGGACAGTTGAACAGTTTGAAGGTCTCAATAACTTTGGCAATGGAGGTGAGCTTGTCATGGAAAAGGGTTATGGTGGAAG GTATAGTTTACTGATGCATCATGATGAACAAGAGTTAAGAGAATTTGGATTGACAGATGAAATGTTGATTGATCAAGAATG GCATAAAATTGCAAGACCTGCTGAACTGAATTACGATTGTCCAATGGTGAATTCGTTCTTTCCTCATCTTCATGAAGAAACAAGCTAA